In a genomic window of Zingiber officinale cultivar Zhangliang chromosome 9B, Zo_v1.1, whole genome shotgun sequence:
- the LOC122022898 gene encoding exocyst complex component EXO70H1-like — MPRKGMMSLLPSYSFGRHGHSHHHRGGPSPVASPWSLPLASSDALMAEYMAAEAVVARWRPDDKIASLFDGDRAEAREFLAAVRVVHRTMLHFASAGSSPEVKSALVSGQTVLQSAMGRLEEELYRILAANRDLLDPESVSARSSTQSIVSDEAEEEEEVRAAGDSIREVEHEAAAAMADLHAIADTMISVGYGKECARVYKVLRKSIVDEGLYRLGFEPLAPNSHIHKLDWPLLEIKIRSWLAASHVAVTTLFAGERILLDHVFSGFDTIREAVFVDIAGEAAREFLRFPDLVTKSKRSTEKIFLILELYEAVSKLLPEINTVFSFVSTAAVRDQALTSLTKLAEVVRATLADFETAVQKEHSKVITPGGGIPPLTRRAMNYIAELSDHDFTLAEIYEELPFQTPSLHPDFFFDASDSSAAVETRTSSFGSSFSFSSSSSASSDSNRSGIAGRLAWLILVLLCKLDGKAAAYRDAGQSYLFLANNLQFIVNTVRHCRLRGLLGEEWVARHAAKARQHAARYERIAWGQVAAEVPAAEVSAEEARERMRAFVAAVEAACAAQAGWVVTDAGMREEVREAVRVMVLPAYRGFYQHWSAALEEGEAVRFSPEVVRQRLAELFSGSDETGSGSSYHLGSESRSSRSKSSG; from the coding sequence ATGCCGAGGAAGGGGATGATGAGCCTCTTGCCTTCCTATTCCTTCGGTCGACATGGCCATAGCCACCACCATCGCGGTGGTCCGTCCCCGGTTGCGTCTCCTTGGTCTCTGCCGCTGGCTTCCTCGGACGCGTTGATGGCGGAGTACATGGCGGCGGAGGCTGTAGTGGCCAGGTGGCGCCCCGACGACAAGATTGCTTCACTGTTCGATGGTGATCGAGCGGAGGCGCGCGAGTTCCTCGCGGCCGTCCGCGTCGTCCACCGGACCATGCTGCACTTTGCCTCCGCAGGGAGCTCGCCGGAGGTGAAGTCGGCGTTGGTGAGCGGACAAACTGTGCTGCAGTCCGCCATGGGTCGCCTCGAGGAGGAGTTATATCGGATCCTCGCCGCCAACCGCGACCTCCTAGATCCCGAGTCCGTCTCTGCCCGCTCCTCCACCCAATCCATCGTCTCCGACGAggctgaggaggaggaggaggtccgAGCCGCCGGAGATTCCATTCGCGAGGTCGAGCACGAGGCGGCCGCAGCCATGGCGGACCTCCACGCCATTGCCGATACCATGATCTCCGTCGGGTACGGCAAGGAGTGCGCCCGGGTCTACAAGGTCCTCCGGAAGTCCATCGTCGACGAGGGCCTCTACCGCCTTGGGTTCGAGCCGCTCGCACCTAATTCTCACATCCACAAACTCGATTGGCCGCTGCTCGAGATAAAAATCCGATCTTGGCTCGCCGCCTCGCACGTGGCCGTCACCACTCTGTTCGCCGGAGAGAGGATACTCCTGGACCACGTTTTCTCCGGCTTCGATACCATAAGGGAAGCCGTGTTCGTAGACATCGCCGGAGAGGCGGCCAGGGAGTTCCTCCGTTTTCCGGATTTGGTCACGAAATCCAAACGGTCGACGGAGAAGATTTTCTTGATCCTGGAGCTCTACGAAGCCGTCTCCAAGCTACTGCCCGAGATCAACACGGTGTTCTCGTTCGTGTCCACGGCCGCCGTCCGGGACCAAGCACTAACCTCGCTCACCAAGCTCGCCGAGGTCGTCCGCGCCACGCTCGCCGATTTCGAGACGGCGGTCCAAAAAGAGCACTCCAAGGTGATCACTCCCGGCGGAGGGATTCCCCCGCTCACTCGTCGCGCGATGAATTACATTGCCGAGCTCTCCGACCACGATTTCACCCTCGCCGAGATCTACGAGGAGTTGCCCTTTCAAACGCCTAGCCTCCACCCGGATTTCTTTTTCGATGCCTCGGACTCTTCGGCGGCAGTGGAGACAAGGACGTCGTCGTTCGGgtcctccttctccttctcctcctcatcctccGCCTCCTCCGACAGTAATCGATCCGGGATCGCTGGACGGTTGGCGTGGCTGATCCTGGTGCTCCTCTGCAAGCTCGACGGCAAGGCCGCAGCGTACCGGGACGCCGGCCAATCGTACCTCTTTTTGGCGAACAACCTCCAGTTCATCGTGAACACCGTCCGCCACTGCCGGCTGAGGGGGCTATTGGGCGAGGAGTGGGTGGCGCGGCACGCCGCGAAGGCGAGGCAGCACGCAGCGAGGTACGAGAGGATCGCGTGGGGGCAGGTGGCTGCGGAGGTACCAGCGGCGGAGGTCAGCGCCGAAGAGGCGCGGGAGCGGATGCGGGCATTCGTCGCAGCGGTGGAGGCTGCATGCGCCGCGCAGGCTGGGTGGGTGGTGACGGATGCAGGGATGAGAGAGGAGGTGAGGGAGGCAGTGCGCGTGATGGTGCTTCCGGCGTATCGGGGGTTCTACCAGCACTGGAGCGCGGCGCTAGAGGAGGGCGAGGCGGTGAGGTTCTCGCCGGAGGTCGTGCGGCAGCGGTTGGCTGAGCTCTTCTCTGGTTCGGACGAAACTGGTTCGGGTTCGAGTTATCACCTCGGTTCGGAGTCCCGCTCATCTCGGTCCAAATCATCCGGCTGA
- the LOC122025527 gene encoding ABC transporter G family member 5-like → MTRFVDKITFFDRRASPMAEAEDVARDGLLIHYGSPAGASPPGNVAGGSVTLGQLFKRVGDAHSGGGGGEEGGEVGSVSRLRHVIEVDPFEEYQLGSPPPPPFVLAFTDLTYSVKRRERMSLLRRNRLALDPPETAAERGRTKTLLNSISGEAREGEIFAVLGASGSGKSTLIDALANRIARESLQGSVTLNGEKLEGRLLKVISAYVMQDDLLYPMLTVEETLMFSAEFRLPRSLSASKKKSRVQALIDQLGLRAAAKTIIGDEIHRGVSGGERRRVSIGIDIIHDPILLFLDEPTSGLDSTSAFMVVKVLQRIAHSGSIVIMSVHQPSYRILRLLDRLLILSRGQTVYSGAPDGLHSFFADFGHSIPDGENPTEFALDLIRELEGTPAGATALVQFNKSRAAAQPAASKPAALSLKDAISVSISRGKLVSGATEGATSSSSSVQKHANPFWIEMGVLTKRSWTNTKRMPELFAIRLAAILLTGFILATIFWRLDNSPKGVQERLGFFAIAMSTMFYSCADALPVFLQERSIFMRETAYNAYRRSSYVLSNAIVGFPPLVLLSVAFALTTYFAVGLAGGMQGFVFFVLIVLAAFWSGSGFVTFLSGVVTHILLGYTVVVALLAYFLLFSGFFINRDRIHDYWLWFHYMSLVKYPYEAVMQNEFDDPHKCFVRGVQMFDNTPLAALPEVAKLTVLRSMGQSLGVNLTGSTCITTGTGILQQQSITQLTKWDCLWITVAWGFLFRFLFYISLLLGSRNKRR, encoded by the coding sequence ATGACGCGCTTCGTGGATAAGATAACCTTCTTCGACCGCCGCGCGTCGCCGATGGCGGAGGCGGAGGACGTCGCCCGCGACGGGCTTCTCATACACTACGGCTCCCCCGCCGGCGCCAGCCCTCCAGGTAACGTCGCCGGTGGGTCCGTTACTCTCGGTCAGCTGTTCAAGCGCGTCGGCGACGCTCAtagcggcggcggcggtggcgaAGAGGGCGGAGAGGTCGGAAGTGTTTCCCGACTCCGCCATGTGATCGAGGTGGATCCGTTCGAGGAGTACCAGTTGGGCTCTCCCCCGCCGCCGCCTTTTGTGCTTGCTTTTACGGACCTGACGTACAGCGTGAAGCGGCGAGAGAGGATGAGTTTGTTACGGAGGAACCGGTTGGCGTTGGACCCGCCGGAGACGGCGGCGGAGCGGGGGCGGACGAAGACGCTTCTGAACTCGATCTCCGGCGAGGCGCGGGAAGGTGAGATTTTTGCGGTGCTGGGGGCGAGCGGGTCGGGGAAGTCGACGCTGATCGATGCTCTGGCGAACCGCATCGCGCGCGAGAGCCTGCAGGGCTCCGTCACCCTCAACGGCGAGAAGCTCGAGGGGCGGCTGTTGAAGGTCATCTCAGCGTACGTGATGCAGGACGATCTCCTCTACCCGATGCTCACCGTGGAGGAGACGTTGATGTTCTCCGCCGAGTTCCGCCTCCCGCGCTCCCTCTCTGCTTCCAAGAAGAAAAGCAGAGTACAGGCGCTCATCGATCAGCTCGGTCTCCGCGCCGCCGCCAAGACCATCATCGGCGACGAGATCCACCGCGGGGTGTCCGGCGGGGAACGGAGGCGCGTGTCCATCGGGATCGATATCATCCACGATCCTATCCTTCTGTTCCTCGACGAGCCCACGTCGGGGCTCGACTCCACCAGCGCGTTCATGGTGGTGAAGGTGCTCCAGCGCATCGCCCACAGCGGCAGCATCGTCATTATGTCGGTGCACCAGCCGAGTTATCGTATTCTCCGTCTCCTAGACCGCCTCCTCATCCTCTCCCGCGGCCAGACCGTCTACAGCGGGGCCCCCGACGGCCTCCACTCCTTCTTTGCAGACTTCGGCCACTCCATCCCCGACGGCGAGAACCCCACTGAGTTCGCCCTCGACCTTATCCGCGAACTCGAGGGAACCCCCGCCGGCGCCACCGCCCTCGTCCAATTCAACAAATCCCGCGCGGCTGCCCAACCGGCCGCCTCCAAGCCGGCGGCTCTGTCCCTCAAAGACGCTATCAGTGTCAGCATTTCGCGCGGGAAGCTCGTCTCCGGGGCGACCGAGGGGGCGACCTCCTCCTCCTCGTCGGTGCAAAAGCACGCGAACCCGTTCTGGATCGAGATGGGCGTGCTGACGAAGCGCTCGTGGACGAACACCAAGCGCATGCCCGAGCTGTTCGCTATCCGACTGGCGGCGATCCTCCTCACCGGCTTCATCCTCGCCACCATCTTCTGGCGGCTGGACAACTCCCCCAAGGGCGTGCAGGAGCGGCTCGGCTTCTTCGCCATAGCCATGTCCACCATGTTCTACTCCTGCGCCGACGCGCTGCCGGTCTTCCTCCAAGAGCGCAGCATCTTCATGCGGGAGACAGCCTACAACGCCTACCGCCGCTCCTCCTACGTCCTCTCCAACGCCATCGTCGGCTTCCCGCCGCTGGTGCTCCTCTCGGTCGCCTTCGCACTGACGACCTACTTCGCCGTGGGGCTCGCCGGCGGGATGCAGGGGTTCGTCTTCTTCGTCCTCATCGTGCTCGCCGCCTTCTGGTCCGGAAGCGGGTTCGTAACCTTCTTATCCGGCGTGGTAACCCACATCCTGCTGGGCTACACCGTCGTCGTGGCCCTCCTCGCCTACTTCTTGCTCTTCAGCGGCTTCTTCATCAACCGGGACAGGATCCACGACTACTGGCTCTGGTTCCACTACATGTCGCTGGTGAAGTACCCCTACGAGGCGGTGATGCAGAACGAGTTCGACGACCCGCACAAGTGCTTCGTGCGAGGGGTGCAGATGTTCGACAACACGCCGCTGGCGGCGCTGCCGGAGGTGGCGAAGCTGACCGTGCTGCGGTCGATGGGGCAGTCCCTGGGGGTGAACTTAACCGGGAGCACCTGCATCACCACCGGCACTGGAATCCTGCAGCAACAGAGCATCACGCAGCTCACCAAGTGGGACTGCCTCTGGATCACCGTCGCGTGGGGGTTCCTCTTCCGGTTCCTCTTCTACATCAGTCTCTTGCTCGGGAGCAGGAACAAGAGGAGGTAG
- the LOC122025006 gene encoding uncharacterized protein LOC122025006: protein MSSGCNSLGCIDVARAPVRATYVNLYKWPESDAEFVKSVTSRRRGDLADDYSVSRRWSREEAAAAPVDSFSCRQRYLRSYTFSRKETVPEKTLRCLGRVKERAAVFPFLQQRSEDSASSCCVNGDHHSSGQICSEKKKKKKKKKKKKKKMLCSTLYFIFRRLLSCTASVDVVERA, encoded by the coding sequence ATGAGCTCCGGCTGCAACTCGCTCGGCTGCATCGACGTCGCTCGAGCGCCGGTGAGAGCCACCTACGTGAACCTCTACAAGTGGCCGGAATCCGACGCGGAGTTTGTGAAGTCAGTAACCAGTAGAAGAAGAGGAGATCTAGCGGATGACTACAGCGTAAGCAGGAGGTGGAGCAGAGAAGAGGCAGCGGCGGCGCCGGTGGACAGCTTCTCGTGCCGGCAGAGATATCTGAGAAGCTACACCTTCTCCAGGAAGGAGACCGTTCCTGAGAAGACCCTGCGTTGCCTTGGGAGAGTCAAAGAGAGAGCCGCTGTGTTTCCTTTCCTGCAACAGAGGAGCGAAGACAGTGCGAGCAGCTGCTGCGTTAATGGCGATCATCACTCCAGTGGCCAGATCTGcagcgagaagaagaagaagaagaaaaagaaaaagaagaagaagaagaagatgttgTGCTCCACGCTTTACTTCATCTTCCGCCGTCTCCTTTCCTGCACTGCTAGCGTCGACGTGGTGGAGAGAGCTTGA
- the LOC122024320 gene encoding uncharacterized protein LOC122024320, with protein sequence MPASLAPWRYPSRPENLECLALEESKSTMQQRSRQRCREVSPAAAEFGLRRASVIPAPPEGHYSFKKQLNETCTASGFGRNISFLAEEHSFDNRIKKSPSKKTSEVLIKDFIEEELSKGKETKHSSPSLIAKLMGLDSCPPLVKQKRNTNIPGLFGNYVDAEDLLEWKHKDSHELKEVFEISNANTRRKQASHSDMMAKHRQRAYEDYVRNEREDFMDVSGQSPIELFHKYKEFSGTFGISDSSKDLFWELLQDSNSLFAKHLQDLKHAPSSHRSKIAILKPSECRTENGRDKVQCRSSKKGKSNDRFAHMHQEITGSSKTHAARLRKCHVEEDTGSVPYNLLALQRGRSRSRTAVRPADIVILKPTLEKAQKVAEASFLTHGDLWFNSKKDRKLAALRTQDFHDQKHIDIFPHEKDGMDHKVNYSEENYRKITPKMRHNRNRLSKLNFSPRVTVYTGDRYSTMMPDIANFTHSDSVPQSPDPFGEWGNRFIPSSMYSTKSRVSMEDLNHHYFERRNVTHQLQNMGLISRRSSTPGETLELSEEETGKFTVDFLNSKNISTEYLSRDEILDSWSCQFGTSCEDAPRDGCSRFSSRPNSHLASVSAKFGDRKRVGGSTTIIKDVADVKSYVSLGLLSAKQSEHQNYNYQLADYVAVKNMVPEREIHINSEGLRKRVHEEDLITKTELNTATKVLTTWEEQATKSAFHVPPDNGYGYHKDIVLQEKSSDHIAKLQPLSFNDLEQPSPVSVLETPYEDETYSSGCFGRLSADLKELRMQLEHLKMDSAAICTEESQVLLLSDEYCKEDDCVFLPLVDLHEARFRDIDDRDFTYLLDILLESGTKSIHDNKLLKEHCLFGFALDQSVFVDLEKKYGGISSWSRSERRLLFDLVNYSLADLVTSYLDVHPGMTISKLRLPTYDSESLVEAVWQMVVKQRKELQCSQENKILETAWLGWRYDVDVIAIDIEEMLNAYLLQELVSELL encoded by the exons GTCATTATAGCTTCAAAAAACAGTTAAATGAGACGTGCACAGCAAGTGGTTTTGGTCGCAACATAAGTTTTTTAGCAGAAGAGCATTCT TTTGATAATAGGATAAAGAAAAGCCCATCCAAGAAAACCAGTGAAGTTCTGATAAAGGATTTTATAGAGGAAGAGTTGTCGAAAGGGAAAGAAACTAAGCATTCTTCACCCAGTTTAATTGCTAAGCTGATGGGTCTTGATTCATGCCCCCCTCTTGTCAAACAAAAGAGGAATACAAATATCCCAGGCCTTTTCGGAAATTATGTGGATGCTGAGGACTTGTTGGAATGGAAACATAAGGACAGTCATGAGCTCAAAGAGGTTTTTGAGATAAGCAATGCAAACACAAGGAGGAAGCAAGCAAGTCACTCTGATATGATGGCAAAACATAGACAAAGAGCATATGAAGATTATGTGAGGAATGAGAGGGAGGACTTTATGGATGTAAGTGGGCAATCACCTATTGAATTGTTTCACAAATATAAAGAATTCAGTGGTACATTTGGAATTTCAGATTCAAGCAAGGATCTTTTTTGGGAACTTCTCCAAGATTCCAACTCTTTATTTGCAAAGCATCTTCAAGATCTGAAACATGCACCCTCATCTCATCGAAGTAAGATCGCAATACTAAAACCATCTGAATGTAGGACCGAGAATGGGAGGGATAAAGTTCAGTGTAGGTCatccaaaaaaggaaaaagtAATGATAGGTTTGCTCATATGCATCAGGAAATCACAGGCTCTTCTAAGACACATGCAGCAAGACTTAGAAAATGCCATGTCGAGGAAGACACAGGCTCTGTTCCATATAATTTATTGGCGCTGCAGAGGGGCAGATCCCGATCCCGAACTGCTGTTCGTCCTGCTGACATTGTTATCTTGAAACCAACCCTTGAGAAAGCACAAAAGGTTGCAGAGGCTAGTTTTTTAACCCATGGTGACCTCTGGTTTAATTCCAAGAAAGACAGAAAACTTGCAGCATTGAGAACTCAGGATTTTCATGATCAGAAACATATAGATATTTTTCCCCATGAAAAGGATGGCATGGATCACAAAGTAAATTATTCAGAAGAAAACTACAGAAAGATCACACCAAAGATGAGGCACAACAGGAATAGACTTAGCAAATTAAATTTTAGCCCTCGAGTCACTGTGTACACTGGAGACAGGTACTCAACAATGATGCCAGACATAGCAAATTTCACCCACTCAGATTCAGTTCCTCAGTCCCCTGACCCCTTTGGGGAGTGGGGTAATAGATTCATCCCATCGTCGATGTATTCAACTAAATCTCGTGTGAGCATGGAGGATCTGAACCACCACTATTTTGAGAGACGGAATGTGACTCATCAGCTTCAGAACATGGGGCTTATTTCTCGACGCTCAAGCACACCTGGTGAAACTCTTGAACTATCTGAGGAAGAGACTGGAAAATTTACTGTGGattttttaaatagtaaaaacatATCAACGGAATACTTATCTAGAGATGAAATTCTTGATAGTTGGAGTTGTCAGTTTGGTACTAGCTGCGAGGATGCCCCAAGAGATGGGTGCTCCAGATTTTCTTCAAGACCCAATTCACATCTAGCTTCAGTTAGTGCGAAATTTGGTGACAGAAAAAGAGTTGGTGGTAGCACCACTATAATCAAAGATGTAGCAGATGTAAAATCCTATGTTTCTTTAGGCTTACTGTCAGCTAAGCAATCTGAGCACCAAAACTATAATTATCAACTAGCTGACTATGTCGCAGTGAAAAATATGGTACCTGAACGGGAGATTCATATTAACTCAGAGGGACTTAGAAAAAGAGTTCATGAGGAAGATCTTATCACCAAGACTGAGTTAAACACTGCAACTAAAGTTTTGACCACTTGGGAAGAGCAAGCGACGAAGTCTGCATTTCATGTTCCACCAGACAACGGATATGGTTATCATAAGGATATAGTACTTCAG GAAAAATCAAGTGACCATATTGCCAAATTACAACCTCTAAGCTTCAATGACCTTGAACAGCCTAGTCCAGTCTCTGTTCTAGAGACTCCGTATGAAGATGAAACTTACAGCTCAGGTTGCTTTGGAAGATTGAGTGCAGATCTTAAAG AGCTACGAATGCAACTTGAGCATCTAAAAATGGACTCGGCCGCTATATGTACAGAGGAGAGTCAGGTTCTCTTGCTAAGCGATGAATATTGCAAAGAAGATGATTGTGTGTTTCTACCTTTAGTAGATCTACATGAAGCAAGATTCAGAGATATTGATGATAGAGACTTCACATACCTACTTGACATACTTTTGGAGTCAGGAACCAAAAGTATTCACGACAATAAGCTCTTAAAAGAGCACTGCTTGTTCGGGTTTGCTCTAGACCAAAGTGTTTTTGTTGATCTCGAGAAGAAGTATGGTGGAATTTCTTCATGGTCAAGATCAGAGCGAAGATTGTTATTCGATCTTGTAAATTACAGTCTAGCAGATTTAGTTACCTCATACTTGGATGTCCACCCTGGGATGACTATATCAAAGCTACGTCTACCAACATATGACAGTGAAAGTCTTGTTGAAGCTGTGTGGCAAATGGTGGTGAAGCAAAGGAAAGAGCTACAATGCAGTCAGGAAAACAAGATCCTTGAGACAGCATGGTTGGGCTGGAGATATGATGTCGATGTGATCGCTATAGATATTGAGGAGATGCTAAATGCCTATCTTTTGCAGGAACTCGTCAGTGAGCTTCTATGA